In the Flagellimonas sp. HMM57 genome, one interval contains:
- a CDS encoding universal stress protein: protein MNLITKFLIPFDFSEASINAMKYAMSLAGPNRDVDILALYVASMPITESEEETLKIDFSNVLKSFQRKVKNTPSFITAKGEIIKKILETQEEHEANLIVMGTMGDKSTDEAITNTSRLALEANCPVISVPFGCDIKEPNDIALVLGNEKIDDKEVLRTLLDISRTFDSRVHVLTIYKESVYAEESIVDSNENLLKYYLEHFYEEHAFSKNQDVEEGILDYITKKNIDLLAILPRNHTKNSTPSEGRLTKLLTLHSEIPVLTLD from the coding sequence ATGAATCTAATCACTAAATTTTTAATTCCTTTTGATTTTTCAGAAGCCTCGATAAATGCTATGAAGTATGCAATGAGCTTAGCTGGACCAAATAGGGATGTCGACATATTAGCGTTGTACGTAGCCTCTATGCCAATAACGGAGTCTGAGGAAGAAACTTTAAAAATAGATTTCTCCAACGTTTTGAAATCGTTTCAACGAAAAGTGAAAAATACTCCTTCTTTTATTACGGCCAAAGGGGAAATCATAAAAAAGATTCTTGAAACACAAGAGGAGCATGAGGCCAATTTAATAGTTATGGGAACCATGGGGGACAAAAGTACGGACGAGGCCATAACAAATACATCTAGATTGGCATTGGAGGCCAACTGCCCCGTAATATCAGTGCCGTTTGGATGTGATATTAAAGAACCCAATGACATAGCCTTGGTTTTGGGCAATGAGAAAATAGACGATAAAGAAGTGTTGCGTACACTTCTGGATATTTCCAGAACCTTTGACTCTAGGGTGCATGTATTGACAATTTATAAAGAGTCCGTTTATGCAGAAGAGTCTATTGTAGATAGCAATGAAAATCTACTCAAATACTACTTGGAGCATTTTTACGAAGAACATGCTTTTAGTAAAAATCAAGATGTGGAGGAAGGAATTTTGGATTATATCACAAAGAAGAATATTGACCTTTTGGCAATTCTGCCCAGAAATCATACAAAAAATAGCACCCCATCGGAGGGGCGCTTGACAAAACTGTTGACTTTGCATTCGGAAATCCCTGTTTTAACCTTGGATTAA
- a CDS encoding ROK family protein — MEIVIGIDIGGTKTKIGLVDKNGKCLVKTFFRTKEFPDLDTYLDKIRSTSEELIENLGKKVTILGCGIGAPNASSKRGTIENASNLLWKGSVPILEKLKERMDMPMRIMNDASAAALGEMLFGRGRNMTDFIVVTLGTGFGAGIVANGQLIDGYDGFAGELGHVDMTIGDGRLTGLGVRGGLEAYVSATGLKRTIMYMLSKYMVDSRFKDVAYNDLHGEDITKAAEEGDVIAVKAFDYTAKIMALALANFTAFTQPEAFILMGGLVNSGKWIKEPLEKYFNEYLLDVYKGKVKLLESGMDGKTAAICGAAALIWEDKK; from the coding sequence ATGGAAATTGTTATAGGAATAGACATTGGTGGAACCAAGACCAAAATTGGATTGGTGGACAAAAATGGAAAATGCCTTGTCAAAACTTTCTTTAGAACCAAGGAGTTTCCAGATTTGGATACTTATCTTGATAAAATCCGTAGCACATCGGAAGAACTTATTGAAAATTTAGGAAAGAAGGTCACTATTCTGGGGTGCGGTATTGGAGCACCAAACGCTTCTAGCAAAAGAGGAACTATAGAAAACGCCAGTAATCTGCTTTGGAAAGGCAGTGTTCCCATTCTTGAAAAATTGAAGGAACGTATGGATATGCCCATGAGAATCATGAACGATGCGAGTGCTGCCGCATTGGGTGAAATGCTTTTTGGACGAGGTAGGAACATGACCGATTTTATAGTAGTAACATTGGGCACAGGTTTTGGTGCCGGCATTGTTGCCAATGGGCAACTCATAGACGGCTATGATGGTTTTGCAGGAGAATTGGGCCATGTAGACATGACCATAGGGGACGGTAGATTAACAGGACTGGGGGTTCGAGGCGGACTGGAGGCCTATGTTTCCGCAACAGGTCTAAAGCGTACTATAATGTATATGTTGAGCAAATATATGGTGGATTCAAGATTTAAGGACGTAGCCTACAATGACCTTCATGGAGAAGATATCACCAAAGCTGCCGAAGAAGGTGATGTTATTGCTGTAAAGGCATTTGATTATACTGCAAAAATAATGGCGTTGGCGTTGGCAAATTTTACCGCTTTTACCCAACCTGAAGCTTTTATTTTAATGGGCGGTCTTGTCAATAGTGGAAAGTGGATAAAAGAACCCCTAGAGAAATATTTTAACGAATACCTTTTAGATGTATATAAAGGTAAGGTCAAACTACTGGAATCTGGAATGGATGGTAAAACTGCTGCCATTTGTGGCGCTGCTGCGCTCATATGGGAAGACAAAAAATAA
- a CDS encoding DUF2490 domain-containing protein, producing MGGAKQFPFFVFFTTFFILTHTTSYGQGNSEDRSGSWLVLYGTNKIHEKWSIPLVGILRHHDMFEKYEFVFVRTGLSYKINNHSAFTTGVAYLSSRSYTGSEEFSNATQFWVYEEYSLKSKSKRNKISHRWRLETRWKKNADDLHINNRLRYRLQFVKSLYKNVYFRTFNEFFINIEPKLFNQNRFYIGLGQTISPSLKVGIGYLKNHFDKSDHDVVRMSLTFKTDFTKKDMAHNTTE from the coding sequence ATGGGAGGTGCAAAGCAATTTCCATTTTTTGTTTTTTTCACAACATTTTTTATTCTAACCCACACAACTTCTTACGGACAAGGCAATAGTGAAGACAGGTCTGGCTCTTGGCTTGTTCTTTATGGCACTAACAAAATCCATGAGAAATGGAGCATTCCGCTCGTAGGTATCCTTAGACATCACGACATGTTCGAAAAATATGAATTCGTATTTGTAAGAACAGGACTGTCCTATAAAATTAACAACCACTCTGCCTTTACAACTGGAGTCGCCTATTTGAGTTCAAGGAGCTATACCGGATCTGAAGAATTTAGCAATGCGACACAGTTTTGGGTTTATGAGGAATATAGTTTAAAATCAAAATCAAAAAGAAACAAAATTTCACATAGGTGGCGATTGGAAACCCGATGGAAAAAAAACGCCGATGACCTTCATATCAATAATAGATTAAGGTATCGACTTCAGTTTGTTAAATCCTTGTACAAAAATGTCTACTTCAGAACTTTTAATGAGTTCTTTATAAATATAGAACCCAAACTGTTCAATCAAAATAGATTTTATATCGGCCTGGGGCAAACAATATCACCATCTCTTAAGGTAGGTATTGGATACTTAAAAAATCATTTTGATAAATCCGATCATGATGTGGTTAGGATGTCATTAACCTTTAAAACCGACTTTACCAAAAAAGATATGGCACATAATACTACAGAATAA
- a CDS encoding energy transducer TonB, whose translation MKPKKNPNADIGRNSSLYFMIGLTSVLFVTWQSLEVKTYEKESDFANVIEVMDDLNEDVPITETVLTAPPPPPPAAPDVIEIIEDVEDIEETIIESTESSQEVFVEDAVSIEDVEVGEMEEEEIVPFAIIENVPVFPGCENLNSEEERKACFNRMVQEHVKKHFKYPPTALEMGITGKVYVQFVIDSKGRVTEIKKRGPDRLLEDEAARIIAALPTVKPGVQRGKAVKVNYGIPINFVMQ comes from the coding sequence ATGAAACCAAAAAAGAACCCCAACGCAGATATAGGACGCAATAGCAGTCTTTATTTTATGATAGGTCTTACTTCCGTGCTCTTTGTAACGTGGCAATCATTAGAAGTGAAGACATATGAGAAGGAATCCGATTTTGCAAATGTAATCGAAGTAATGGACGATCTTAATGAGGATGTCCCGATTACGGAAACCGTGTTGACCGCACCACCGCCACCACCGCCGGCAGCTCCAGATGTCATAGAGATTATTGAAGATGTAGAGGACATTGAGGAAACTATTATTGAAAGTACAGAAAGTAGCCAAGAAGTTTTTGTGGAAGATGCCGTAAGCATAGAAGATGTTGAAGTTGGCGAAATGGAGGAAGAAGAGATAGTGCCCTTTGCCATTATCGAAAATGTTCCCGTTTTCCCGGGATGTGAGAATTTGAATTCGGAAGAAGAGCGTAAAGCTTGTTTTAACAGAATGGTGCAGGAACATGTGAAAAAGCACTTTAAATACCCTCCCACCGCTCTTGAAATGGGAATTACAGGTAAAGTATACGTGCAGTTCGTAATCGACTCCAAGGGAAGAGTAACGGAAATCAAAAAAAGAGGGCCAGATAGATTATTGGAAGATGAAGCCGCACGAATCATTGCAGCACTTCCTACGGTAAAACCTGGTGTACAAAGAGGGAAAGCTGTCAAAGTCAACTACGGAATTCCAATAAACTTTGTAATGCAGTAA
- a CDS encoding succinylglutamate desuccinylase/aspartoacylase family protein produces MPKVYSHALNETAEVERIIDHLKGDGSGPTVIFFAGIHGNEPAGIFALKHVIRELKLRQKSIYGEIYAIAGNLRALEKNVRFQTEDLNRIWSPDRIDEIKGKEEQETDEEKELLELYALFNGILEKSTPPFYFIDLHTTSSETSPFIVLNDSLLNRKFAMNYPLPIVLGIEEYLVGALLSFINELGYVSMGYESGQHDDINAIKNCIDFVHFTLALTNSVNLSTNEMAALRNGVLNSSAVSNKFYEIYYQYDIKHGIDFKMLPGFVNFQEISDGENVALENNAILKAKGRKQIFMPLYQNQGNEGFYYVRSIPTILLWISKGLRKIKADHLLVRFPGIRWESLKKDALLVDQRVARFLAKSIFHLLGYRARQFDKTHLVVKSRETASRNKEYLNTDWF; encoded by the coding sequence ATGCCAAAAGTATATAGTCATGCCCTTAACGAGACGGCAGAGGTTGAACGAATCATAGACCATCTTAAAGGTGATGGGAGCGGACCTACTGTGATTTTTTTTGCGGGAATACATGGCAATGAGCCAGCTGGAATATTTGCCCTTAAACACGTTATTCGTGAATTAAAACTCAGGCAAAAGTCAATTTATGGAGAAATTTATGCCATTGCGGGAAATTTAAGGGCACTTGAAAAGAATGTACGATTTCAGACTGAAGATTTAAATAGGATTTGGTCGCCTGATAGGATTGATGAGATTAAGGGCAAAGAAGAACAGGAGACGGATGAAGAAAAAGAATTACTGGAATTGTACGCCTTGTTCAATGGGATTTTAGAGAAAAGCACCCCTCCATTTTACTTTATAGATTTACATACCACATCTAGTGAAACCTCACCATTTATAGTTTTAAACGATAGCTTACTGAATAGGAAATTTGCAATGAACTACCCACTGCCCATTGTTTTGGGAATAGAGGAATATTTGGTAGGAGCTTTACTAAGTTTTATCAATGAACTGGGCTATGTGTCAATGGGTTATGAAAGTGGTCAACATGATGATATCAATGCCATAAAAAATTGTATTGATTTTGTCCATTTTACGTTGGCACTGACGAATTCTGTCAATTTATCCACCAACGAAATGGCCGCACTCAGAAATGGAGTTTTAAACTCCAGTGCGGTGTCGAATAAGTTTTACGAGATTTATTATCAGTACGATATAAAACATGGAATCGATTTTAAGATGCTTCCTGGATTCGTGAATTTTCAGGAGATTTCGGATGGTGAAAATGTAGCCTTGGAGAATAATGCCATTCTAAAGGCCAAAGGGAGAAAGCAGATTTTTATGCCCCTATACCAAAACCAAGGTAATGAAGGATTTTATTACGTACGGTCGATTCCAACAATACTTTTATGGATATCGAAAGGTCTTCGCAAAATAAAAGCGGACCATCTTTTGGTGAGGTTTCCAGGAATTCGATGGGAATCGTTAAAGAAAGATGCACTTTTGGTCGATCAAAGAGTGGCAAGGTTTCTGGCCAAATCTATTTTTCACCTTTTGGGCTATAGGGCAAGACAGTTTGATAAAACACATTTGGTGGTCAAAAGCAGAGAAACCGCTTCCAGAAATAAAGAATACTTGAATACTGACTGGTTTTAA
- a CDS encoding CBS domain-containing protein, with amino-acid sequence MGEHIPKSKFDDQERKAFVKHLLNDIKALELLLEQNLIEDGIVRIGAEQEMCLVDNEFRPSGKSLDLLEHIDDPHFTTELASYNLEINLDPFQLSGNCFSRVEKQLGELLNKARTKAKELGIHILLTGILPTISKNELGIDFMTPIPRYYKLNEVLKSFRGDHFALKIRGVDELTLRHDSVLFEACNTSFQLHLQIPPKDFIKSYNWSQAIAGPVLGVCCNSPLLLGRELWKETRIALFQQSLDTRKWTYALKEQVARVGFGNHWQKDSVVEIFKEDISTHRIVLTKAIEKESLEVLKNGGIPKLDALNLYNGTVYRWNRPCYGVGNGKPHLRIENRYIPSGPTAIDEIANFAFWVGLMVGRPKKFDDMPGIMDFKEAKLNFIKAARTGRQTVFFWLGKPITLKKLIINELLPIAYEGLKKHGVDEKDIDRLLGIIKARTKKGTGAEWQVENFRNLRKHMKLDSVLVALTKTISVNQLKDMPVHTWPNLEEVNNGKSSYKWVGQIMSTKLMKLYEDDYIDLALSIMQWNNIHHIPVENNNGELTGLLTWSHIEELRNVQKEKETKISDIMIKKVVTVQPRTTIATAKQLMNDYEIGCLPVCIGSNLVGIISKVDLEHAKSI; translated from the coding sequence ATGGGAGAACATATTCCTAAAAGTAAGTTCGATGATCAAGAGCGCAAAGCTTTTGTGAAGCACTTGCTTAATGATATTAAGGCTCTTGAGCTTCTTTTAGAGCAAAATTTAATTGAGGACGGTATCGTAAGAATAGGTGCCGAACAAGAAATGTGTCTGGTAGATAACGAATTTAGGCCATCTGGAAAATCCTTAGATCTTCTAGAGCATATCGATGACCCGCATTTTACTACAGAATTGGCGAGTTATAATCTCGAAATAAATCTAGATCCATTTCAATTGAGCGGAAACTGCTTTTCTAGAGTGGAAAAACAACTCGGCGAATTGCTCAATAAGGCTCGCACAAAAGCGAAAGAGCTGGGAATACATATCCTGTTGACCGGTATTCTGCCTACCATTAGTAAAAACGAGTTGGGTATCGATTTTATGACACCCATTCCACGTTACTATAAACTTAATGAAGTTTTAAAATCGTTCCGGGGAGATCATTTTGCATTAAAAATTAGAGGCGTAGATGAATTGACGCTACGCCATGATTCTGTTCTTTTTGAAGCGTGCAATACCAGTTTTCAACTTCATTTACAGATTCCTCCCAAAGATTTTATCAAAAGCTATAATTGGTCGCAGGCTATAGCAGGTCCAGTTTTGGGAGTTTGTTGTAATTCTCCTCTTTTATTGGGCAGGGAACTTTGGAAAGAGACCCGTATTGCTTTATTTCAACAAAGTTTGGATACTAGGAAATGGACTTATGCGCTAAAAGAGCAGGTTGCCAGAGTTGGTTTTGGAAATCATTGGCAGAAAGATTCTGTAGTGGAAATCTTTAAAGAGGATATTTCAACGCACCGCATTGTTTTGACCAAGGCTATAGAGAAAGAGTCTTTGGAGGTATTAAAAAATGGAGGCATCCCTAAATTGGATGCACTCAATCTATACAATGGAACGGTTTATCGCTGGAACCGACCGTGTTACGGGGTTGGTAATGGAAAGCCCCACCTGCGCATTGAGAATAGGTATATTCCATCTGGACCTACAGCAATTGATGAAATTGCAAATTTTGCTTTTTGGGTAGGACTAATGGTCGGAAGACCAAAAAAGTTTGATGATATGCCCGGTATTATGGATTTCAAAGAAGCCAAACTTAATTTCATAAAAGCTGCGAGAACGGGCAGGCAGACCGTTTTTTTCTGGCTGGGGAAGCCTATAACACTTAAAAAATTAATAATAAATGAATTGCTGCCAATAGCTTATGAAGGTTTAAAAAAGCATGGTGTTGATGAGAAAGATATTGATAGATTGCTTGGAATTATAAAAGCCAGAACAAAAAAAGGTACAGGGGCAGAGTGGCAAGTGGAGAATTTTAGAAACTTACGAAAGCATATGAAATTGGATAGTGTTTTGGTCGCATTGACAAAAACTATCTCTGTAAATCAACTAAAAGATATGCCAGTACATACGTGGCCTAACCTAGAAGAAGTTAATAATGGTAAATCATCTTATAAATGGGTTGGACAGATCATGTCTACCAAGCTCATGAAACTCTATGAGGATGATTATATTGATTTAGCTCTATCTATAATGCAATGGAACAATATTCACCACATTCCTGTTGAAAATAACAATGGGGAGCTTACGGGGCTATTGACCTGGAGCCATATCGAAGAACTGAGAAACGTTCAGAAAGAAAAGGAGACTAAAATTTCTGACATCATGATAAAAAAAGTAGTAACAGTCCAGCCGAGAACAACCATAGCAACAGCAAAACAATTAATGAACGATTACGAAATTGGCTGTTTGCCAGTTTGTATAGGTTCAAATTTAGTGGGTATAATCAGTAAAGTGGACTTGGAACATGCCAAAAGTATATAG
- the hemN gene encoding oxygen-independent coproporphyrinogen III oxidase: MCQLVQKYNVPGPRYTSYPTVPYWDLDNFSGKLWKETVLKAFTDNPEDGISIYIHLPFCESMCTFCGCHKRITKRHEVELPYVNTVLKEWQLYCELLGAKPKIKEIHLGGGTPTFFSPKHLRILVEGILRLGKKASDSQFSFEGHPNNTSKAHLQALFDVGFRRVCFGVQDYNQKVQKAINRIQPFENVRKVTEWAREIGYTSIGHDIIYGLPFQDSKDVEITIAKTNALKPDRIAFYSYAHVPWLKGNGQRGYKEGDLPTSLEKKEQYELGKKMLTDFGYKDVGMDHFALETDSLHKAMVKGNLHRNFMGYTSSKTKLMIGLGASSIGDSWYGFAQNVKGLEEYEHLVSAGVIPIYRGHILTKEDQIIRKHILNIMCQFETNWGLGEAQIRDFQKIIDNLSELESDGLVNIESNGIKVTKKGRPFVRNISMAFDLKLHRKKPETRLFSMTV; encoded by the coding sequence ATGTGCCAACTTGTTCAAAAATATAATGTTCCAGGTCCCAGATATACCAGTTATCCTACGGTACCATACTGGGATTTGGACAATTTTTCTGGCAAACTCTGGAAGGAAACTGTTTTAAAGGCGTTTACCGACAACCCAGAGGATGGCATAAGCATTTATATTCACCTTCCATTCTGCGAAAGCATGTGCACGTTCTGTGGTTGCCACAAGCGAATCACAAAAAGGCACGAAGTTGAACTTCCCTATGTTAATACCGTTTTGAAGGAATGGCAGTTGTACTGTGAACTTTTAGGGGCGAAGCCAAAAATCAAAGAAATTCATCTTGGTGGAGGCACCCCAACATTTTTCTCACCAAAACATTTAAGAATACTTGTAGAAGGAATACTGAGGCTTGGAAAAAAAGCTTCTGATTCTCAATTTAGCTTTGAAGGTCATCCAAATAACACTTCAAAGGCACACCTACAGGCTCTTTTTGATGTGGGGTTTAGAAGAGTCTGTTTTGGTGTGCAAGATTACAACCAGAAGGTTCAAAAGGCCATAAACAGGATTCAACCTTTTGAAAATGTTAGAAAGGTAACTGAATGGGCAAGGGAAATAGGATATACATCCATTGGACACGATATCATATATGGATTGCCTTTTCAAGATTCCAAGGATGTAGAAATAACCATTGCAAAGACCAATGCGCTCAAACCAGATAGAATTGCTTTTTACAGCTATGCACACGTACCTTGGTTAAAAGGTAACGGCCAACGCGGTTACAAAGAGGGCGATTTACCCACTTCTTTAGAAAAAAAGGAACAATACGAATTGGGCAAAAAAATGTTGACGGATTTTGGATATAAAGATGTAGGCATGGATCATTTTGCACTTGAAACAGATAGTTTACACAAGGCTATGGTCAAGGGAAACCTTCACCGTAATTTTATGGGCTATACCTCATCCAAAACCAAACTAATGATTGGTTTGGGAGCCTCTAGCATTGGGGACAGTTGGTATGGTTTTGCACAGAATGTGAAAGGCTTGGAGGAATACGAGCACTTGGTATCCGCCGGTGTAATCCCAATTTACAGGGGACATATATTAACCAAAGAGGACCAGATTATAAGAAAACATATACTCAATATTATGTGCCAGTTTGAAACAAACTGGGGATTGGGCGAGGCACAGATACGAGATTTTCAGAAAATCATTGATAATTTATCGGAACTGGAATCCGATGGTTTGGTGAACATTGAATCCAATGGAATCAAGGTCACTAAAAAAGGCAGGCCTTTTGTTAGAAACATTAGCATGGCCTTTGATTTAAAATTACATCGAAAAAAACCAGAGACCCGATTATTCTCAATGACCGTTTAA
- a CDS encoding universal stress protein has product MKSIIVPVDFSEQSEKALKAAATLSKNSNAELVVLHMLELSPAIMSESGYVSQEQVVHLIKIGEQRFSDFLDKPYLKDVKVIPVIKHYKVFSEVNEIVKKHNADLVVMGSHGTDGLQEVFIGSNTERVVRTSDVPVLVIKGDEKKFTPERFVFACDFKEENVPALKQAVKIAELFKSKLHLVYINTPGDEFLSTEDAYNRISRFLNIAKLGLEVEIYNDYTVEKGVLNYSESIAADLIGIPTHGRRGLSHFFMGSIGEDIANHSETPVITFKI; this is encoded by the coding sequence ATGAAAAGTATAATTGTACCCGTAGATTTTTCAGAACAATCAGAAAAAGCACTAAAAGCAGCAGCTACGCTATCTAAAAATAGCAATGCTGAACTGGTAGTGTTACATATGCTGGAACTTTCTCCGGCCATTATGAGCGAATCTGGTTACGTATCACAAGAACAAGTAGTACACCTTATAAAAATAGGGGAGCAACGTTTTTCTGACTTTTTGGACAAACCCTATCTAAAAGATGTAAAAGTCATTCCTGTAATCAAACATTATAAGGTATTTAGCGAGGTTAACGAAATCGTGAAAAAGCACAATGCCGACTTGGTTGTTATGGGATCACATGGTACAGATGGGTTACAAGAAGTATTTATAGGGTCCAACACCGAGCGTGTAGTACGAACTTCTGATGTTCCCGTACTGGTAATTAAAGGAGACGAGAAGAAGTTTACCCCTGAACGTTTTGTTTTTGCATGTGATTTTAAGGAGGAAAATGTTCCGGCACTTAAGCAAGCCGTTAAAATTGCGGAATTGTTCAAATCTAAATTACATCTTGTGTATATAAATACGCCAGGGGATGAATTTTTAAGCACCGAGGATGCCTACAATAGAATTTCAAGATTCTTGAACATTGCCAAACTAGGCTTGGAGGTTGAAATCTATAATGATTATACTGTTGAAAAAGGAGTTCTCAATTACAGCGAAAGTATAGCTGCCGACCTTATTGGAATTCCTACGCACGGTAGACGTGGATTGTCACATTTCTTTATGGGCAGTATTGGCGAAGATATTGCCAACCATTCCGAAACACCGGTCATCACATTTAAAATATAG
- a CDS encoding ClbS/DfsB family four-helix bundle protein: MARPKIKKDLLELSTENFKKLNDYIVSFSQEEQEKDFPEGTMNRNIRDVLGHLHHWHLMFLDWYTVGMKGEKPDIPAKGYNWRTIPALNREIREKYSTLHLNEIKSRFDATHAEVMKIVDSHTNEELFERKRYEWTGNNAVGAYLIGVLSSHYDWAYKLIRKAKK, encoded by the coding sequence ATGGCACGACCGAAAATAAAAAAGGACTTACTGGAATTAAGTACGGAGAACTTTAAAAAGTTGAATGACTATATCGTCTCTTTTTCTCAGGAGGAGCAAGAGAAGGATTTCCCCGAAGGGACTATGAATAGAAATATACGGGATGTGCTAGGGCATTTGCACCATTGGCATTTAATGTTCTTGGACTGGTACACCGTTGGTATGAAAGGGGAAAAACCAGATATTCCTGCCAAGGGATATAACTGGCGTACAATTCCAGCATTAAATAGGGAAATTCGTGAAAAATACTCCACTTTGCATTTGAACGAAATTAAATCACGATTTGATGCAACCCATGCGGAAGTCATGAAAATCGTAGATTCACATACCAATGAAGAATTGTTTGAGCGCAAGCGTTATGAATGGACCGGCAATAATGCTGTAGGAGCCTATTTGATAGGGGTATTATCGAGTCATTATGATTGGGCTTATAAACTTATTAGAAAAGCTAAAAAGTAA
- a CDS encoding acetyl-CoA hydrolase/transferase family protein, with the protein MKITSAEEVVKVVKSGDRVFVQGAAMTPNELVNALCDRHKELKDIEIVSIHTEGDAKYTEEPYINSFALNSCFVGGNVRKSVNTPNAGYIPIFLSEIPWLFKRNILPLDVAIVQVSVPDKHGYCSLGVSVDVALPAIRTAKKIIAQINPSVPRTHGTGIVHVDEIEFATEVDRPIHEHESGVISDIEQKIGINVASLIEDGATLQMGIGNIPNAVLANLNNHKRLGIHTEMFSDGVLPLIESGVITGEEKAVKRGKIVSCFAVGSRKLYDFIDDNPICDFRDSGYTNDTARIRRNPKVTAINSAIEIDLTGQVCADTIGSYQFSGVGGQMDFIRGASLSPGGKPIFAMPSVTNKGISKITPFLKEGAGVTTTRAHVHYVATEFGVVNLYGKNLQQRAKELISIAHPDHRATLEKAAFERFNR; encoded by the coding sequence GTGAAAATAACATCAGCAGAAGAAGTAGTAAAAGTAGTTAAATCAGGTGACCGTGTTTTTGTTCAAGGAGCGGCAATGACTCCCAATGAGCTTGTCAATGCACTTTGCGACCGTCACAAAGAGTTAAAGGATATAGAAATTGTCTCCATCCATACAGAGGGAGATGCTAAATATACTGAAGAACCCTATATCAATTCCTTTGCTTTGAATTCTTGTTTTGTTGGGGGTAACGTAAGGAAAAGTGTAAATACACCCAATGCTGGTTATATTCCGATTTTTTTAAGTGAGATTCCTTGGTTGTTCAAAAGAAACATTTTACCATTGGATGTTGCCATTGTACAGGTTTCTGTTCCTGATAAACATGGCTATTGTTCTTTGGGCGTTTCCGTAGATGTTGCACTGCCGGCTATAAGAACTGCGAAGAAGATAATAGCACAAATTAATCCAAGCGTTCCCAGAACGCATGGAACCGGTATTGTACATGTAGATGAAATTGAGTTTGCCACAGAGGTAGATCGCCCCATACATGAACACGAAAGTGGCGTAATATCCGATATAGAGCAAAAAATTGGTATCAATGTAGCTTCTTTAATTGAAGATGGTGCTACGTTGCAGATGGGCATCGGTAATATTCCCAATGCTGTACTGGCTAACCTCAATAATCATAAACGTCTTGGCATTCATACAGAAATGTTTTCTGATGGAGTGCTGCCATTAATCGAAAGTGGTGTAATTACCGGAGAGGAAAAGGCAGTTAAACGGGGTAAGATCGTTAGCTGTTTTGCGGTTGGGTCTAGAAAACTATATGATTTTATAGATGATAACCCAATATGTGACTTTAGGGATTCGGGGTATACCAACGATACCGCTAGAATTCGTAGAAATCCCAAAGTAACGGCTATCAATAGTGCCATTGAAATTGATCTGACCGGCCAGGTTTGTGCAGATACTATAGGAAGCTATCAATTTTCTGGGGTGGGTGGCCAAATGGACTTTATAAGAGGCGCTTCGCTTTCACCTGGGGGCAAGCCTATTTTTGCAATGCCCTCGGTCACCAATAAGGGAATTTCTAAAATTACACCATTCTTAAAGGAGGGTGCAGGCGTTACCACGACAAGGGCACACGTTCATTATGTAGCAACCGAGTTTGGTGTTGTTAATCTTTATGGTAAAAACTTACAACAACGTGCAAAGGAACTTATTTCCATTGCGCATCCAGACCATCGTGCAACATTGGAAAAGGCTGCTTTTGAGCGTTTCAATAGATAA